A region of the Phaseolus vulgaris cultivar G19833 chromosome 11, P. vulgaris v2.0, whole genome shotgun sequence genome:
caggccaggaatgaagagctcagcaaagtgactgaggagttgcgccaagctcttcaggagcagagagggcgcccggtcgctgaagaggtcgcaccgtcgtcgccacctcgcgttttccctatgccgtttgctcaggcgatcacagacacgcctatccctgcgagcgtggtacctatgaaggctactttcaccggcgtggaggaccctgaggcacatctcaccacgtttcacacgtagatgatgctgtcaggaggctcggatgctgtatattgcaaaatgtttgtgagcacgctccagggaacagcgctggaatggtttgtgagcttgcctacaggtcacataaccaatttccagcagttttcgaagcttttcgtcgagcagtacattgtgaacaaggcgccacctagggtgtcttacgacctgttcgacataaggaaATACCAGgaagagtccctcagggactatctgaatcgttttggagcacagatggtccgctcgcctgcgaaagacgaggagatgctggtatacgccttcaaaaagggcgtgctgccgggacccttctgtgaggcgctgatcagggcccaccccgccacgtttgctgaggttaggcgacttgcggtggcccacatcgccgacgaaagtgaagttgccgagaagagagggagcgtggcccctgctaggccacgtgctcaaaccaggatccagccacagagggtgctggagatagcggcggccaagagggatcaaaggactcgccatccttatgatccaaggaaaaacaagggaaggggtccagggcgccccagggagtacaatcgcccgccaaagcataagtttgtcatggggttggcagatctgatcgccatccccaacatagcagccaggctcaaggcacctaagaaagtgggcgacaaggtgttaggaccaaaaccagacgcctggtgcgagttccaccagagttttggtcacaccgtcgattcgtgtttggcactgggataccagctcgacgacctggtcaagagcggtttcttgaatgattacctgttggacagaaggacggggggcgcgtcgagctcccagccggcgggtggtgaggctcagcagcatgagatgcccactcatggagagatccacaccatcgcatgaggtttctcgggtggtggatgcaccgcatcacagaggaagaaatatgcaaggtctgtgatgacggtggacatgttcgaggaccactcgccagatgtggacattacgttcacaagaAAAGATctcagggatgttgtgcctcatgacaatgatcccatagttatctcacttgtcacagcgggaaggaaggtccacagggtactggtggaccaaggaagctcggcagatgtgatgttctggccgactttcacacagctgcaaaccccttgaccagctgaggccctatggagggtgcttgtatgggttcgctggcgatcaggtcagggggtacatcgagttaagaactacattcacggatgaggcgggctcgaggacggagaaaatcaagtacctcatcgtgaatgctccttcagcatataacattctgttgggaagaccaacactcaacagaataggagctgtgccctcgaccaggcacatgaaggtgaagttgccgtctatggagggggtggtgatcaccatcaaatctgaccagaaggaagcaaagaagtgctatgagaatatcctgaagaataagaggtcagtaagttacatcacgaccaccccgcctcccggtgagAAGCCCAGGTCGACTTCGATGGAGGCGACCGCCGgcagcgatgtcgtcatggtagatgctgaagcAAGGGGGAGAATGCcgatcgggaagaagaggcgaggaaccgcccagaggaagcgagggaactgggaatcgccaaggcggtgatcgccagggaaaccagacccaaacccgtcgaggagtggctcgaaagggagatcgggggaaaggtcttcaagctgggaagatctttggaggctgaactccaagaccagatcgccaaggtgatagagcggcatctggatgcttttgcatggtctgcttcagacatgccgggaattgaccccgacttcttgtgccatcacctagcaatggacaaccaggtcaaaccagtgcggcagagaagaaggagatttaacgaggagaggaggcaggcgatcagggatgaaacacataagctcctcgccgcaggccatatcagggaagtccagtacactgagtggttggccaaggtcgtgctggtaaagaaaagcaatgggaagtggcgcatgtgcgtcgacttcactgacctgaacaaggcttgcccaaaggactcgtatcctttgccaagcatagatgccctggtcgacagtgctgcagggtgtaagttgttgagtttcctggacgccttctcggggtacaaccagataaaaatgcatcctatggatgaagagaagaccgccttcatgaccgagagatcgtgctactgctacaaggtgatgccctttgggctgaagaatgcgggggccacgtaccaaagattgatggatagggtacttgcaccgatgctgggaaggaatgtgcaagcgtatgtggatgatatggttgtgacctcgccggaaacgagcaagcacgttgcggacctggaggagttgttcaccacaatcgccaagttcaggttgaagctgaaccccgagaagtgcatttttggcgtggaggcagggaagttcttgggattcctcttaactgaaagaggaatagaggcaaatcctgataagtgtgctgccatcttggcgatgaggagcccgactaccgtgaaggaggtgcagcagcttacaggtcggatggccgccctgtctcgtttcgtgtcggctagcggagagaaaggccatccgtacttccagtgtttaaggcggaataaTAAGTTTGCTTAGACGAaagagtgtgaagaggccttcgtcaagcttaaagagtacctggcgagcccgccgattttgtgcaaaccgttggtgggaatccctctcaggttgtattttgttgtGACTGAAAGGGCGgagagtgcggtgctcgcccaagaccaagaccaggctcagaagcctatttatttcgtcagcaaggtgttgcaaggcccggaggtgaggtatcaggccttggaaaaagctgcactggctgtggtattttcggcgaggaggttgcgccactattttcacagttttacagtactggtgatgaccgacttgcccatccagaaggtcctgaagaagcctgatgtagctggaaggatggtgaaattggcggtggagctgtcggagttcgacatcaagtatgagccccgaggaccgatcaaggggcaagttTTCGccgacttcgtggtcgagctcttgTCAGAGGTAGCACGAGTTGAAAGGGatggttttcgttgggtgctctcggtggacggatcgtcgaaccagcagggtagcggtgctggagtcattctggaagggcccaacggcgtgctaatagaacagtccctgaggtttgccttcaaagccagcaacaatcaagcagagtacgaggcGTTGATCGTCGGAATCTttctggccaaagagatgggagctagggtgctgatggctaagagtgactcgttattagtcacgggacaagtaacaggcgagttccaggccaaggatccacaaatggcggcttacttggagtatgtgcaggagttgaagggttcctttgtctcgtttgaagtggtgcatgtgcccagagagcagaatgcccgagcagacttgctagctaagctcgccagttcgggcaaggggggtaggcagaggacggtgattcaagaaaccctgaagacgcctagggcatttgtggcagatcacctggttcttcaaataGGCAAGTCGACGGGGAAAACGGCGAGgtgtcacaggtctttgactcaggagaccttgagatcgccaagaataagagcatgtcggggggagagggtgaacattaCGCAGGTCTGTGacacgcatgagccagacacatggataacccagtaccagcgttgcctggcagatggccttctcccgctggaggctaggaagataaagaagaactccagcaagtttacgatgattgatggcgagttgtataggtttgggttcacacacccactcctggaatgtgtgcacggagaaaaatgtacaagaattatggctgagctccatgaagggatatgtggaagtcacgtcgggggtcgagctctggccgcaagaaccttccgtgcaggttactacgggccaacaatgagggaggactgcaagaagtatgcacagtgttgcaagcaatgtcagcagcacgccgattggcacagggcgcctccagaagagttaaagtcgatttatagcccttggccgttccatacgtggggaattgatatcctgggacctttcccattggtgatcaggcagatgaaatacTTGGTGGtagcaattgaatatttcaccaagtggatcgaagcagaaccagtagcccagatcaccgcgcacaagatcgagagctttgtatggaagaacatcgtgtgccggtttggtgtgcgtAAGCGCCTGGTGTCCGACAACgagactcagtttgcaagtcatctgctgaagaagctgtgcgaagaggtgggaattcagcaggtgtttgcatccgtcgagcacccccagacaaacgaccaagtagagtccgccaatcgggtgttgctaagaggcttgaagagaaggctggagaaagccaagggatcgtgggccgaggaggtaccccgcatagtctgGTCATACCACActaccgagcagtcaggaacccatgagacccgtttagcctggtctatggatgcgacgcaatgattccagtggaaatccaggagagctcgccgagattccagcaCTTTGTAGCTGAacactcgaatgaagaaagaaggttgaatctggatttgttggatgagatcagggaggaggcgagagtaaaagctgaggcagtgaaaaggaggatcgaatgaagatacaactcgaaggtgatgccaaggcagtttaaagagggcgacctggtgatgaggaaggcccaccagtacgagatggaaaacaagttgtcgcctaagtggacatgaccgttcagaataaccgaggtgctcgggaacggcgcctaccgcctagagacgttggaaggaggggcgattcctcgcacttggaacgccacacacctcaagttatatcatagttaaagctttgtaagtagaGACGAACATGAAAAGATttacaagctttctgttaaaacagtttgaagggggcgctcttttttccctaaggagggtttttaatgaggccacccaataaaagaagagttttcaagctTAAAGCTTTTGAGTTTGCATGCATGTTTGTGTTGAAAGTTTGTAGAAAAAGCGCATGctctcagttaaagttttaaagtccccatcgcttttcggcgatcggcggcacaattaaagttttaaagtccccatcacTTTTTGGCGATCGACGGCACAGctaaagttaaaagtcctcatcatctttcggcgatcggaggcaccagcaatgattaaaagacctcaacgccctcgcgcgtcctgaggcgagaaagagattaaagtcctcctcgactttgtgcgagtgcaggcgagaacaagttaaaagtcctcagtgcatccaagGAAGCGGAGATGTAATCCCTaggcaaagtagaggcaccagataaagaccttctcgccgctgaGCGAGTTCAGgaaagataaagaccttctcgccgttgagcgagttcaggcaagataaagaccttctcgccgtcgagcgagttcaggcaagataaagaccttctcgccgtcgagcgagttcaggcaagataaagaccttctcgccgtcgagcgagttcaggcaaaataaagaccttctcgccgtcaagcgagttcaggcaagataaaatccttctcgtctcgaacgagttcaggtatggtgtaaagggtggaagaagtttaaaggatggctaaggtaggttcaaagagaacgcctagccatccggcttattgttctgaaactcagggaggtagagaaggatccgaaaggcgcctctacccccagatgagggaacaatagccaagttatgGAGGCAAAAGGAAGCTTACATCGCCAGGACcctatggcgatcagaagaagtcCAGGCGATGGCAAGAGTAAGGGCCCATTTCGATGGAGTAGATCAGGTGAACTATATCTTAAACTATCTGTTGGTTTGAAACTTGCTGTTTAGTAAGTAGTTTCACGCTGAAGTtcgttgccttaagttcacacgTTATTAAAATGCCATCGTTTGAGAGTTGATAGTTTGCTCGAGTTTGAAGCAGTGAGTAAACGATTGAGCCCGCAGAttcgctaagttaatttgtttaaagcGGTTTCTATAAGGAAAAGCAAAGTAAACAGAGAGACCAGGTACGAAAGCGGAGGAAGTTGTGATAGAAGCGGTATCCGTTCAAAcacaaaggaaagaaaattacaagtaaaagATTGTGCAAAAAGGAGCAAGCGCTAATTCTCAGGAAATAAGCGATGGAGGGAGACGAttaatcttcagaaggcacgatcttcccatccaccacttcattgcatattgacaccatggagaggtcgagctcaggGTACTGACAAgcgacttgctccagggcggcgtcgaatccggcggcaaggacttgggTGGAGCTTAGTTCGAGCTCTTCGGTTTGTTGTTTGAGCCCCTCAGTTTGCTGTttcagctcgtcagctcgtttcttcagctcttctttTTCCTCACGATCCTGAgcgaggtcttcagcaaccttcctGCCTTCGTCCcacgcctgggccagctctgcagcgatTTTCTTGCTTTCCTCTCGAGCCCTGGCGAGCTCatccatggcgtcgtccctctccttctcgacctttccaaggagaacctcccgatcaaccaacctcttttcaaggttctctaccctggctgcatccgctttcatcgatgcctccaagttggccaccttaagcctgtagggaaccagcttgctctccagctcaattttctcttgagctaggaggtgcaatTTCTGGCGCAGgtcggaggcctccttgcgcgcaaCCCTCAGCTCGGCACTCATGGCAtcctccacccttgagtgaTCGATCTCTGCCATCATCAGGTTGCAAGACAGCTTTTCCACCTCgatccttatcaggcgattctcctcctGGAGTGTTGAGATCTCATCCTGAAGCTTTTTGTTGGAGCTCTTCACAGCCTTTGTTATGattgaggggaggtcctctgccatcatctttaacttagctgtgaagggcccccagaCTTCTTTGACCAAGGGGGGAAGGCTTGCAGCTGCTGTTGGTGGAGGTgttgaaggagcctggtgctgactttcaccaccaccctcttgagttggtTGAGCAAGGGGGGCTTCCTAGCATGGTGGTGAAGTGGGGGACTCGGTTATGAGTATCGGCGAGTTGTGggcgccttcatccccacctggtgcGGCTTCAGCaattgaggcagttgaaggaggagagggcggtgttggagctgggggagagggcggtgttggagctggggtaGAGGGCGGTGTTAGTGTTGGgagagcgggtggtgaagaaggtgccacccttttcctcttggtgacaaggccgtcctcagtcacctcatcatcctcatcctcatcttcttgaaccacttgaggggttttcctctttggcttcctcaaGATGAGCTTTTTTCGTTGAGGGGCGGGCAGTGTCTCTGGAGGAGTTGGGCCTTGAGGAGGCGATCTtccctgagcagcggcgatctccaccaccgagttgggcacggtttgggaacccgtcgccaacttatgagttcgggcgagcgccctcagttcagctaatttacctttgcccaacatgaagTCTGCACAGGGTAAAAGTAGACAAATAAGCAGAAGCAAAGGCAAGATATACGAGTATATGTGCGAATGATGCAAACAGGTAGCACATGAACTTAAAGCCAAGACCAGTATACAACAAGCAGGACGCCCAATGGCGGATAACAGAGATGTAAAATCAGTCTCAACGTAAAGCAAAACTTAAGTGGTGAGGTAAAAGCTAACCTATATGGGCTTCAAGTTGGCCTTCGAGGtactcgaaggagattattgaggaagtggggaaggtgatgttggcggctgctactcttttccagaagaggcatagatctctgtctagctcgcccatggagccaggacttctgggcctcctaaaGCTCTCTTTGGCGTCTTTGCtccccttgtgtacccagtacaaggggaagtcgtcgagcagggaaggatcttggtcgttggcgcacaccttcacgaattttcctttccagtctttgtaagattgctggaagatggagaggattgacctaccgttcaggctaatccagaggcggtctcctggattcttagcctcgaaaaggaagaggaaaacgtcGACTGAGGCTGGCAATCCCAGGTGTGCGCACATGATCTGaaacgcccttacgaacgcccagctattgggatgaagctgggcgggggcgatgtcgagctcagtTAATAAttccctctcgaagcgagtgaagggaagtcggagcttcaccttcttgaagaacgtcgtgtagaggaagcagaacaactcgccgttgtttaCTTTATCGTCAGCACAAATTGGTTCATCCGGGCGGCAGGGCAGCACGGCCATTTTgctgtcgtgctccttatggaatgaaaGCTCAGATTGGTCCCCTTTTCTTAGTCAGTGCACGCCCAACTTTGTGTTTATGGaagaggtttctttcaacagagcTGAGGTGGCCCACGGGTAAAGCTTCTTGTAGTCTTGTGTGGCAacagaggctcctccggcgactggtggagttgcctgagcgagATTGGagtgagaggttgcaggcctctcagcctgggtagaaggagcaccagatgctcgtggtaggttatgcgcttggggtggagggtttcgtgatgatggaggagggttcgcggtggttttcgtacgagccatcgcgagaactacaaaggaaaaaggaaaaaggatgAACAAAGGTTACAGAAACGACTCGATTGTGGACGAAGAATGGAGAACGAACAAACGGGATTTCGTTGTGACGAAtgtaatggaagacgaagccctaagttacgagaaggaagaagaagaggaaacaacccacagcgtatgcactagacagataatggattatgcgaatcggttaaaatgcagcaagtatcaacagaagaagtaaaagaggtacctttcgatgatcagatgagcgttgaagggagttggagattgagggaGTTGAGaagcgtcgtgggtttgcagagaaaactcagagcgttttgagaatgcagagagatgatgaaacagtagaaatgaaggggtttaagggtttttcaaacgtttttggaagcgcaaacgacagctgaagatgaccgttgatgaagccacgtgtcgagcgattggaaaaaagggtttggtggagcgtcagaaaagcagagggtacgaacgtttggaatttcgtgccagcgccacgtagatcggcagtgacgtgacctcttagtcttttcgctggacaagtcttcgcttaagacctgggggcttgtgtaccgcccaggtagtcggaattgATGACGTGGCCGCAAGCAATAGTATAAGCGTGTTGAACGGGGCACCTGGCTGGCAAAAGGGAAGGacgtcggggggttcgtgtgatcgccagtcgttaagttggcgtgccccaatctctagcatacctaaaccggcggtcaccaagtttgtgtcgtagtcgccgggTGTGAACCCAGGCAACAAGGCGAtcggagatcgccgagaggaggacatcgccgaaagatcgggaaagcttgttccaggctttcgaagcaaaggatgaagtcgtcagatagtcGTTTCCCAGCTGgacagaggttgaggtcggggaatagcttacccgagcatgcacagTGAAGTAAGTAAAGTAGAGTATAAtggcggccgacgagaccata
Encoded here:
- the LOC137806380 gene encoding proline-rich receptor-like protein kinase PERK2, yielding MGELDRDLCLFWKRVAAANITFPTSSIISFEYLEGQLEAHIDFMLGKGKLAELRALARTHKLATGSQTVPNSVVEIAAAQGRSPPQGPTPPETLPAPQRKKLILRKPKRKTPQVVQEDEDEDDEVTEDGLVTKRKRVAPSSPPALPTLTPPSTPAPTPPSPPAPTPPSPPSTASIAEAAPGGDEGAHNSPILITESPTSPPC